A stretch of the SAR202 cluster bacterium genome encodes the following:
- a CDS encoding DinB family protein gives MNEKEELEYIWGRISNSVDRLMACFDGLTEEQVNWKPLDNASTLYFLAAHTLSAVNNNVLSTVCGKNVSRTRDAEWLALGKSPAPLIKAWTDMKGEITTAMAGLPANAVAQSYPHPKRGSIPGREVLISTVRHAGEHMAHAELTRDLVKARG, from the coding sequence ATGAACGAGAAAGAAGAGCTGGAGTATATCTGGGGCAGGATTTCCAACAGCGTGGACAGGCTGATGGCGTGCTTCGATGGGTTGACCGAAGAGCAGGTGAACTGGAAGCCGCTGGACAACGCCAGCACGCTCTACTTCCTGGCTGCGCACACGCTGTCCGCCGTAAACAACAACGTCCTGAGCACCGTGTGCGGCAAGAACGTCAGCCGGACGCGCGATGCTGAGTGGCTGGCCCTCGGCAAGTCGCCCGCGCCGCTGATCAAGGCGTGGACGGACATGAAGGGCGAGATCACGACGGCAATGGCCGGCCTGCCCGCCAACGCCGTCGCCCAGAGCTACCCGCACCCCAAGCGCGGAAGCATCCCCGGCCGGGAGGTGCTGATTTCCACTGTCAGGCACGCGGGGGAGCACATGGCGCACGCCGAGCTCACGCGCGACCTGGTGAAGGCGCGGGGGTAA
- a CDS encoding DinB family protein has protein sequence MEQKELAEVFLERIAASIDRILATMDGLTQDDINWRPPAEKTNSLYVLGVHTIAYTAFVISTKLCGKSGTRDAEAEFSAVGESVGPLRMSWQLQRKQLSEEMAKLPPGALDKKYDYTNRNVSGIEVLLILARHAHEHVGHAELTRDLLKASKAAK, from the coding sequence ATGGAACAGAAAGAGCTGGCTGAAGTATTTCTTGAGCGGATCGCCGCGTCGATAGACCGCATCCTGGCAACGATGGACGGCCTGACGCAGGACGATATCAACTGGCGGCCGCCGGCGGAGAAGACGAACAGCCTGTATGTCCTGGGCGTGCACACCATCGCGTACACGGCGTTTGTGATTTCGACGAAGCTGTGCGGCAAGAGCGGGACGCGCGATGCGGAGGCGGAGTTCTCCGCCGTCGGCGAGAGCGTGGGGCCGCTGCGAATGTCGTGGCAGCTCCAGCGCAAGCAGCTCTCAGAGGAGATGGCGAAGCTGCCGCCCGGCGCGCTGGACAAGAAGTACGACTACACCAACCGCAACGTCAGCGGCATCGAGGTGCTGCTGATTCTGGCGCGCCACGCCCACGAGCACGTGGGCCATGCGGAGTTGACACGGGACCTGCTCAAGGCGTCCAAAGCGGCGAAGTAA